In one window of Haloprofundus halophilus DNA:
- a CDS encoding universal stress protein, with protein MHDTILVPTDGSDASLAAVDEALAIAGPQNATVHFLHVVDVGTEMSAAASGQIAQELSDTLEQQADEALDEAVSRAEGAGVDYERVILEGTPDSAIVDYVEENDVDLVAIGATGRSGLAEKLLGSTTDRVVRSVEVPVLLARA; from the coding sequence ATGCACGACACGATTCTCGTTCCGACGGACGGCAGCGACGCGAGTCTGGCCGCCGTCGACGAGGCGCTCGCGATCGCCGGGCCGCAGAATGCGACGGTCCACTTCCTGCACGTCGTCGACGTGGGGACGGAGATGTCGGCGGCGGCCTCCGGACAGATCGCCCAAGAGCTCTCGGACACGCTCGAACAGCAGGCCGACGAAGCGCTCGACGAGGCCGTCTCGCGCGCCGAGGGCGCCGGCGTCGACTACGAGCGCGTCATTCTCGAAGGAACCCCCGACTCGGCCATCGTCGACTACGTAGAGGAGAACGACGTCGACCTCGTCGCTATCGGGGCGACCGGACGCTCCGGCCTCGCCGAAAAGCTCCTCGGCAGCACGACCGACCGCGTCGTCCGCTCCGTCGAGGTTCCGGTGCTGCTGGCCAGAGCGTAG
- a CDS encoding cation:proton antiporter, with the protein MSDYDVTLIIVALALLGAVALPRLLENRPLSFPMIYVGFGVVLFSLPGVPSVDPVGNAAVTERLTELVIIVSLMGAGLKLDRPFDWRSWSSTWRLLGVALPLTIAAVALLAWGVLGLLPATAILLGAVVAPTDPVLAADIGAGAPLTELEEEHAPEHEWGTVQFALTSEAGLNDGLAFPFTNLAIAVAAAALSGEGAWLLDWVLVDVLYKIAAGIVVGYLVGELMARTVFRAPATLHLAEVTAGAEALAATFLAYGLTELVGGYGFIAVFVAALALRHFEWEHDYYRELHDFAVMVERLLLATVLVLFGGALAGGLLAPLTLPLALLGLALVFVIRPLAGVATFVGSAAPPAERAVVSFFGIRGIGSFYYLSYALVHASFRQRELVVAANSLWAFVGFVVLISVIVHGVSASPVMESLDRLRGRATETESE; encoded by the coding sequence ATGAGCGACTACGACGTCACCCTCATAATCGTCGCGCTTGCGCTCCTCGGAGCGGTCGCGTTACCCCGCCTTCTCGAAAACCGACCGCTCTCGTTTCCGATGATTTACGTCGGATTCGGAGTCGTCCTGTTTTCGCTGCCCGGCGTTCCGAGCGTCGACCCCGTCGGCAACGCCGCCGTCACCGAGCGGCTCACCGAACTGGTGATCATCGTCTCGCTGATGGGGGCGGGACTGAAACTCGACCGGCCGTTCGACTGGCGCTCGTGGAGTTCGACGTGGCGACTGCTCGGCGTCGCGCTGCCGCTCACCATCGCGGCCGTGGCTCTGTTGGCGTGGGGGGTTCTCGGACTCCTGCCGGCGACGGCAATTTTGCTGGGAGCGGTCGTCGCGCCGACCGACCCCGTGCTCGCTGCCGACATCGGGGCCGGCGCGCCGCTCACGGAGTTAGAGGAGGAACACGCCCCGGAACACGAGTGGGGGACCGTCCAGTTCGCGCTCACCTCCGAAGCCGGCCTCAACGACGGGCTGGCGTTCCCGTTCACCAACCTGGCCATCGCCGTCGCGGCCGCCGCGCTCTCGGGCGAGGGGGCGTGGCTCCTCGACTGGGTGCTCGTCGACGTCCTCTACAAAATCGCTGCGGGTATCGTCGTCGGCTACCTCGTCGGCGAACTGATGGCGCGGACGGTGTTCCGCGCGCCGGCGACGCTCCACCTCGCGGAGGTGACCGCGGGTGCCGAGGCGCTGGCGGCGACGTTTCTCGCCTACGGGCTGACCGAACTCGTCGGCGGGTACGGTTTCATCGCGGTGTTCGTCGCCGCGCTCGCACTCCGACACTTCGAGTGGGAACACGACTACTATCGCGAACTCCACGATTTCGCCGTGATGGTCGAACGGCTCCTGTTGGCGACCGTGTTGGTGCTCTTCGGCGGTGCGCTCGCCGGCGGCCTCCTCGCGCCGTTGACGCTCCCGCTCGCGTTGCTCGGTCTCGCGCTCGTGTTCGTGATTCGACCGCTCGCCGGCGTCGCCACCTTCGTCGGTTCGGCCGCACCGCCGGCCGAGCGCGCCGTGGTCTCCTTCTTCGGTATCCGCGGTATTGGCTCGTTCTACTACCTCTCGTACGCGCTGGTGCACGCGTCGTTTCGACAGCGGGAACTCGTCGTCGCCGCGAACTCGCTTTGGGCGTTCGTCGGCTTCGTCGTCCTCATCTCCGTCATCGTCCATGGAGTGAGCGCCAGCCCCGTGATGGAGTCGCTTGACCGTCTGCGCGGGCGAGCGACAGAAACAGAGAGCGAGTGA
- a CDS encoding Gfo/Idh/MocA family protein, with amino-acid sequence MVTRIGAIGVGGMGHLELHYLDDLADVDVVACADVSAGARSVFESDFEAPAYDDYRTLLDERGKELDGVVVASPHAYHYDHATACLEAGIDVLLEKPMTVDVADALSLVETAERCGQTLQIGYQRRFHPAFRAMRNIVDSGRIGDVHTVACHIGQDWITPHQGTWRVDPALSGGGQLYDTGSHLLDAVLWITDSNPESVAATVEYAAPGVDVSAALSVRLDRNGRQATASIAVTGDGTSMDPREGYVVWGSRGSLVYTGDRLYVEHKSATRYAVRIREDVHFDTVTRDKMRHFADVVAGRASPAVPAEGGLQVVALTEAAYQSADEERVVEVQTLVDAAERSLS; translated from the coding sequence ATGGTCACACGAATCGGCGCTATCGGGGTCGGCGGAATGGGTCACCTCGAACTACACTATCTCGACGACCTGGCGGACGTCGACGTCGTCGCCTGTGCCGACGTCTCCGCGGGCGCTCGTTCGGTCTTCGAGAGCGACTTCGAGGCCCCGGCGTACGACGACTACCGGACGCTCCTTGACGAACGCGGGAAAGAACTCGACGGGGTCGTCGTCGCGTCGCCGCACGCCTATCACTACGACCACGCGACAGCCTGTCTGGAGGCGGGTATCGACGTGCTGCTGGAGAAGCCGATGACGGTCGACGTGGCCGACGCGCTCTCGCTCGTCGAGACCGCCGAACGGTGCGGGCAGACGCTTCAGATCGGCTATCAGCGACGCTTCCACCCGGCGTTCAGAGCGATGAGGAACATCGTCGACAGCGGACGAATCGGCGACGTTCACACCGTCGCCTGCCACATCGGCCAGGACTGGATCACGCCGCATCAGGGGACGTGGCGCGTCGACCCGGCGCTCTCGGGTGGCGGCCAACTGTACGACACCGGGTCACATCTGCTCGACGCCGTGCTGTGGATCACCGACTCGAACCCGGAGAGCGTCGCCGCCACCGTCGAGTACGCGGCCCCCGGCGTCGACGTAAGCGCCGCGCTCTCGGTCCGGTTGGACCGGAACGGACGACAGGCGACGGCGAGCATCGCCGTGACCGGCGACGGCACCTCGATGGACCCCCGCGAGGGCTACGTCGTCTGGGGGTCGCGCGGGAGTCTCGTCTACACCGGCGACCGGCTCTACGTCGAGCACAAGAGCGCGACCAGATACGCGGTCCGCATTCGAGAGGACGTGCATTTCGACACGGTGACGCGCGACAAGATGCGGCACTTCGCGGACGTCGTCGCCGGGCGGGCGTCGCCCGCCGTGCCGGCCGAAGGCGGTTTACAGGTCGTCGCGCTCACGGAAGCCGCGTACCAGTCGGCCGACGAGGAGCGCGTCGTCGAGGTACAGACGCTCGTCGACGCCGCCGAGCGGTCGCTCTCGTAG
- a CDS encoding amidohydrolase family protein, protein MSATVIRNATIHTATDEGTVEGDVLIEDGKIAGVGEVAAPDDAEELDVGGAHVTPGLVDAHSHAGMAEWGEPEDGDFNEGTDSVTPHVSALDGFHPRDEELKHAFQNGVTSVSARMGSGNVVGGVICSMKTYGLTADEMLIKEDGMKAAMGENPKRFHGERKDRQPSTRPGVAATLRQALMDAEDYVARRSKAREDGEPFDRDLGMENLAKVVEGDLPLRVHAHRADDIVTVFRIADEFGIEDLSIEHATEGHLVADEFVERDVPAVCGPSLYSGAKYELRNITFESPGILHDAGVKVAIQTDAPVLPQQHLDVCVGLAVRAGLPEEAALDTVTRNAAEILGIEDRVGTLDVGTDADIAVWDGPFYEIESSTRHVFVDGEHVFDRERDDVDPREEYAW, encoded by the coding sequence ATGAGCGCGACTGTCATCCGCAACGCGACGATTCACACGGCGACCGACGAGGGAACCGTCGAGGGCGACGTACTCATCGAGGACGGCAAAATCGCGGGCGTCGGCGAGGTGGCCGCGCCCGACGACGCCGAGGAACTCGACGTCGGCGGCGCGCACGTCACGCCGGGACTCGTCGACGCCCACAGCCACGCCGGGATGGCCGAGTGGGGCGAACCCGAGGACGGCGACTTCAACGAGGGTACCGACTCCGTGACCCCGCACGTCAGCGCCCTCGACGGCTTTCACCCGCGCGACGAGGAACTGAAACACGCGTTCCAGAACGGCGTGACGAGCGTCTCCGCGCGGATGGGCTCCGGGAACGTCGTCGGCGGCGTCATCTGCTCGATGAAAACGTACGGCCTGACCGCCGACGAGATGCTCATCAAGGAGGACGGCATGAAGGCCGCGATGGGCGAGAACCCCAAGCGGTTCCACGGCGAGCGCAAGGACCGCCAGCCATCGACGCGACCGGGCGTCGCCGCCACCCTCCGGCAGGCGCTGATGGACGCCGAGGACTACGTCGCTCGCCGCTCGAAAGCCCGCGAAGATGGCGAACCGTTCGACCGCGACCTCGGGATGGAGAACCTCGCCAAAGTCGTCGAGGGCGACCTCCCGCTCCGCGTCCACGCCCACCGCGCCGACGACATCGTGACCGTCTTCCGCATCGCCGACGAGTTCGGCATCGAGGACCTCTCCATCGAACACGCCACCGAGGGCCACCTCGTCGCCGACGAGTTCGTCGAGCGCGACGTTCCCGCCGTCTGCGGGCCCTCGCTGTACTCGGGCGCGAAGTACGAACTGCGCAACATCACGTTCGAGTCGCCGGGCATCCTCCACGACGCCGGCGTGAAGGTCGCCATCCAGACCGACGCCCCCGTCCTGCCGCAGCAGCACCTCGACGTCTGCGTCGGCCTCGCGGTGCGCGCCGGTCTCCCCGAGGAGGCGGCGCTCGACACCGTCACCCGGAACGCTGCGGAAATCCTCGGTATCGAAGACCGAGTCGGCACCCTCGACGTCGGCACCGACGCCGACATCGCCGTCTGGGACGGCCCGTTCTACGAGATCGAATCGAGCACCCGACACGTCTTCGTCGACGGCGAACACGTCTTCGACCGCGAACGCGACGACGTAGACCCGCGCGAGGAGTACGCCTGGTAG
- a CDS encoding metal-dependent hydrolase codes for MLPWGHAALGYLLYSYGLRFRRTGPPSGLAATCALAVGTQFPDLVDKPLSWTFKVLPGGRTLAHTLFVAVPLLLAVAFVARRFDRRRVGDAFVVGYASHLLGDVLWQLGQGNVRVLAFLVWPLIPVDEPEYDYSIVEFFLQLELTAGVAFGLVVTVVGLVRWWRDGAPPLPSLGLEVAHTAEKSSGERE; via the coding sequence ATGCTCCCTTGGGGTCACGCCGCTCTCGGTTACCTCCTCTACTCGTACGGGCTTCGGTTCCGCCGCACCGGTCCGCCGTCGGGACTGGCGGCGACGTGCGCGCTCGCCGTCGGCACGCAGTTCCCCGACCTCGTCGACAAACCGCTCTCGTGGACGTTCAAGGTGCTTCCGGGCGGGCGAACGCTCGCGCACACCCTGTTCGTCGCAGTCCCGCTCCTCCTCGCGGTGGCGTTCGTCGCTCGCCGCTTCGACCGTCGCCGCGTCGGCGACGCGTTCGTCGTCGGGTACGCCTCGCACCTGCTCGGCGACGTCCTCTGGCAACTTGGTCAGGGGAACGTCCGCGTACTGGCTTTCCTCGTCTGGCCGCTGATTCCGGTCGACGAACCCGAGTACGACTACAGCATCGTCGAGTTCTTCCTCCAACTGGAACTGACGGCGGGGGTCGCCTTCGGCCTCGTCGTGACGGTGGTCGGTCTCGTCCGGTGGTGGCGCGACGGTGCACCGCCGCTGCCGTCGCTCGGCCTCGAAGTCGCACACACCGCCGAGAAGTCGTCCGGCGAGCGTGAGTAG
- a CDS encoding undecaprenyl-diphosphate phosphatase, translated as MDRDLLVALVVGVVQGVFEWLPISSEGNIALALTAVGSDPSRAVAFALFLHVGTAVSATAYYRDELRTVLADLPRWRPNTAFSATPTLSFLGVATLVSGVVGVSAYLLLVEAASALTGGLFVALVGALLVATGVLQRVASGLEFAGRDAPNLVDAVLVGGLQGLAILPGVSRSGVTASALLFRGHDGPESFRLSFLLSIPAALGGGLIAVLDDGLADVTLTEAGVALLAAAVVGYLSIDALMRVVRRVSFWAVCVGLGALALVGGLVVTL; from the coding sequence ATGGACCGTGACCTCCTCGTCGCGCTCGTCGTCGGCGTCGTGCAGGGCGTCTTCGAGTGGCTCCCCATCTCCAGCGAGGGCAACATCGCGCTCGCGCTCACCGCCGTCGGGAGCGACCCCTCGCGGGCCGTCGCGTTCGCGCTGTTTCTACACGTCGGCACCGCCGTCTCTGCGACGGCGTACTACCGCGACGAACTTCGGACGGTGCTCGCGGACCTCCCGCGGTGGCGACCGAACACGGCGTTCTCGGCGACGCCGACGCTGTCGTTTCTCGGCGTCGCGACGCTCGTCTCCGGCGTCGTCGGCGTCAGCGCCTACCTCCTGTTGGTCGAGGCGGCGTCGGCGCTGACGGGCGGCCTGTTCGTCGCGCTCGTCGGCGCGCTGCTCGTCGCCACCGGCGTCCTCCAGCGCGTCGCTTCGGGGCTCGAGTTCGCCGGGCGCGACGCGCCGAACCTCGTCGACGCCGTGCTCGTCGGCGGCCTGCAGGGACTGGCCATCCTGCCGGGCGTCTCCCGGTCGGGCGTCACCGCGAGCGCGTTGCTGTTCCGCGGTCACGACGGTCCCGAGTCGTTCCGTCTCTCGTTTCTGCTCTCGATTCCGGCGGCGCTCGGCGGCGGCCTCATCGCCGTTCTGGACGACGGGCTGGCCGACGTGACGCTCACGGAGGCTGGCGTCGCACTCCTCGCGGCGGCCGTCGTCGGCTATCTCTCCATCGACGCGCTGATGCGCGTCGTCCGGCGAGTCTCCTTCTGGGCGGTCTGCGTCGGCCTCGGCGCGCTCGCGCTCGTCGGGGGCCTCGTCGTCACGCTCTGA
- a CDS encoding cation-translocating P-type ATPase, translated as MSESAHSQPTDEVLSAYDAERGGLSSTDARERLERHGENDIVQSGQRSSTAIFVAQFDSVLIWVLVAAAALSVWAGHAVDAALIAFIVVANGVFGFVQDYRAEQSLESLRELTTPTATVLRDGERVELDATELVPGDVVVLSGGDVVPADARVVETTDLAADESALTGESAPVTKSETPVNAGTPLAERSSMVFKGTNVTRGRGVAVVTATGMGTEVGAIARELAATDETETPLQRELDTLGRRLGGGVLVLAAVVAPVLVYRDTEPIQAALTAVSLAVAAVPEGLPAVVTLTLALGVRKMADENTLVRRLPAVEALGAVDVICTDKTGTLTEGRMSASRVWLNDTVVDLRERDSTREGGDGLDRAERLFRIAALCNDATDPDDDPTEWALVEAAERWGLDVPRLREAHPRTGEVSFSSERKWMGTVHGDVGYVKGAPEVVLSNADSVLTEGGRRPLTDDSRERIESRVGEFADDALRVLAFAYTDTPARLDEGLTFVGLAGLIDPPREEVAEAIAATKRAGIAVKVVTGDNVRTATAIAGSLGIDGEMLEGDELEQLDGRALRERVESTTVFARTSPAHKVRILRALQENGHVVAMTGDGVNDAPALKNADIGVAMGVRGTDVAKQASDVVLLDDNYATIERAVERGRAIFDNVWKFVAYLLSANIAEVALVFLASIYGYLILPAVQLLWINLLTDGLPALALGVDPESGDVMERRPRNPDRGIVDRPMLALVAGMGTVTFAVVFGLMFLTLDGSPVVTPYAMTMVFTAFVVLEFEKLYVIRWLRETPTRSNRWLAASVAVSLLLQLLVLYTPLNRYFGTVPLGLDDWALVGGVLVVCLPAYVAVALATKRLTNG; from the coding sequence GTGTCCGAGTCCGCACACAGTCAGCCGACCGACGAGGTTCTGTCCGCCTACGACGCAGAGCGCGGCGGTTTGTCGTCGACGGACGCGCGCGAACGACTCGAACGACACGGCGAGAACGACATCGTACAGAGCGGTCAGCGCTCGTCGACGGCCATCTTCGTCGCCCAGTTCGACAGCGTGCTCATCTGGGTGCTCGTCGCCGCTGCCGCGCTCTCGGTCTGGGCGGGACACGCCGTCGATGCGGCGCTCATCGCGTTCATCGTCGTCGCCAACGGCGTCTTCGGCTTCGTTCAGGACTACCGCGCCGAGCAGAGCCTCGAATCGCTCCGAGAGCTCACGACGCCGACGGCGACCGTCCTCCGCGACGGCGAACGCGTCGAACTCGACGCCACCGAACTGGTCCCCGGCGACGTCGTCGTGTTGAGCGGTGGAGACGTGGTACCTGCGGACGCGCGGGTCGTCGAAACGACCGACCTCGCGGCCGACGAGTCCGCGCTCACCGGCGAGAGCGCGCCGGTCACGAAATCGGAGACGCCCGTGAACGCCGGTACCCCGCTCGCCGAGCGTTCGAGTATGGTGTTCAAGGGGACGAACGTGACTCGCGGACGGGGCGTCGCCGTCGTCACGGCCACCGGCATGGGGACGGAAGTCGGCGCGATCGCGCGCGAGCTCGCGGCGACCGACGAGACGGAGACGCCGCTCCAGCGGGAACTCGACACGCTCGGTCGACGACTCGGCGGCGGCGTCCTCGTCCTGGCGGCGGTCGTCGCGCCGGTTCTGGTCTACCGGGACACCGAACCGATTCAGGCGGCGCTCACCGCAGTCTCGCTGGCTGTCGCCGCGGTCCCCGAGGGGCTACCGGCCGTGGTGACGCTCACGCTCGCGCTGGGGGTGCGGAAGATGGCCGACGAGAACACGCTCGTCCGCCGTCTCCCCGCGGTCGAAGCGCTCGGGGCCGTAGACGTCATCTGCACCGACAAGACGGGCACGCTCACGGAGGGTCGGATGTCTGCGAGCAGGGTCTGGCTGAACGACACCGTGGTCGACCTTCGCGAACGGGACTCGACCCGCGAGGGAGGCGACGGCCTCGACCGCGCGGAACGCCTCTTTCGCATCGCTGCACTCTGCAACGACGCGACCGACCCCGACGACGACCCGACCGAGTGGGCGCTGGTCGAAGCGGCCGAACGGTGGGGGCTCGACGTGCCGCGGTTGCGCGAGGCGCATCCGCGGACCGGCGAAGTGTCGTTCTCCTCGGAGCGGAAGTGGATGGGGACCGTCCACGGCGACGTCGGGTACGTGAAGGGTGCGCCCGAGGTCGTGCTGTCGAACGCCGACTCCGTCCTTACCGAGGGCGGTCGGCGACCGCTCACCGACGACTCGCGCGAACGCATCGAGTCGAGAGTCGGCGAGTTCGCCGACGACGCGCTTCGAGTGCTGGCGTTCGCCTACACCGACACGCCGGCGCGACTCGACGAGGGACTCACGTTCGTCGGGCTCGCGGGGCTCATCGACCCGCCCCGCGAAGAGGTCGCCGAGGCCATCGCCGCGACCAAACGCGCGGGAATCGCCGTGAAGGTGGTGACGGGAGACAACGTCCGGACGGCGACGGCTATCGCCGGGTCGCTCGGTATCGACGGCGAGATGCTCGAAGGGGACGAACTCGAACAACTCGACGGCCGGGCGCTCCGAGAGCGAGTCGAGTCGACCACCGTCTTCGCGCGCACGTCGCCGGCGCACAAGGTGCGAATCCTGCGCGCGCTCCAGGAGAACGGTCACGTCGTCGCGATGACCGGCGACGGCGTCAACGACGCCCCGGCGCTGAAAAACGCCGACATCGGCGTCGCGATGGGCGTCCGCGGGACGGACGTCGCCAAGCAGGCGTCGGACGTCGTCCTCCTCGACGACAACTACGCGACCATCGAGCGGGCGGTCGAACGAGGGCGCGCTATCTTCGACAACGTCTGGAAGTTCGTCGCGTACCTGTTGAGCGCGAACATCGCGGAGGTGGCGCTCGTCTTTCTGGCTTCGATCTACGGCTATCTCATCCTGCCGGCCGTCCAACTGCTGTGGATCAATCTCCTCACCGACGGCCTTCCCGCGCTGGCGCTCGGCGTCGACCCCGAGAGCGGAGACGTGATGGAGCGCCGGCCGCGAAACCCCGACCGCGGAATCGTCGACCGCCCGATGCTGGCGCTCGTCGCCGGGATGGGGACGGTGACGTTCGCCGTCGTCTTCGGGCTCATGTTCCTGACGCTCGACGGGTCGCCGGTCGTCACGCCCTACGCGATGACGATGGTGTTCACCGCCTTCGTCGTCCTCGAGTTCGAGAAACTGTACGTCATCCGGTGGCTGCGCGAGACGCCGACGCGCTCGAACCGCTGGCTCGCGGCCTCGGTCGCGGTCTCGCTTCTCCTCCAACTGCTGGTGCTGTACACGCCGCTCAACCGGTACTTCGGCACAGTTCCGCTCGGCCTCGACGACTGGGCGCTCGTCGGCGGCGTTCTCGTCGTCTGTCTCCCGGCGTACGTCGCGGTTGCGCTCGCGACGAAACGGCTCACGAACGGATGA
- a CDS encoding DUF211 domain-containing protein, whose translation MTVPIRRLVVDLLKPHEPDLVAVAEAVAESRGVDGVNAVLVETDREVQNCKLTVVGDGVDPTAVEETVDRLGGTVHSIDEVVCGEAMVEQSPTPQDR comes from the coding sequence ATGACAGTACCGATACGGCGACTCGTCGTCGACCTCCTGAAGCCCCACGAACCGGACCTCGTCGCGGTCGCCGAAGCGGTCGCGGAGAGCCGCGGCGTCGACGGTGTCAACGCGGTCCTCGTCGAAACAGACCGCGAGGTCCAGAACTGCAAACTCACGGTCGTCGGCGACGGCGTCGACCCGACGGCAGTCGAGGAGACGGTCGATCGCCTCGGGGGGACCGTCCACTCCATCGACGAGGTCGTCTGCGGCGAGGCGATGGTCGAACAGAGCCCGACGCCACAGGACCGCTGA
- a CDS encoding VIT1/CCC1 transporter family protein: MTSYRELLRRDEVRSISRRYFISNGFDGTLTSIGIGVGAYLSGVPDGLTVFKIGLGAAVGLGTSGVWSVWEIERAEKRAEIARIERAMLTNLQETDVQQRQESARKINAAASGVGPLIGIVLPLLPFLAVGASLSLFLATVASVLVGVLVLFVFGAYLGTISKQNWVVAGIRMGAAGLVVAFLNLFLPG, from the coding sequence ATGACGAGCTATCGAGAGCTCCTCCGGCGCGACGAGGTTCGGTCGATATCGCGCCGGTACTTCATCTCGAACGGCTTCGACGGCACGCTGACGAGCATCGGTATCGGCGTCGGAGCCTATCTCTCGGGCGTCCCGGACGGACTCACGGTGTTCAAAATCGGACTGGGGGCCGCGGTCGGTCTCGGAACCTCCGGCGTCTGGAGCGTCTGGGAGATCGAGCGTGCCGAGAAGCGCGCCGAAATCGCCCGCATCGAGCGCGCGATGCTGACTAACCTCCAGGAGACCGACGTCCAGCAGCGACAGGAGAGCGCGCGGAAGATCAACGCGGCCGCGAGCGGAGTCGGTCCACTCATCGGAATCGTCCTCCCGCTTTTGCCCTTCCTCGCCGTCGGGGCGTCGCTGTCGCTGTTTCTCGCCACCGTCGCCTCCGTGCTCGTCGGCGTGCTCGTGCTGTTCGTCTTCGGGGCCTATCTGGGCACCATCTCGAAGCAGAACTGGGTCGTCGCCGGGATTCGGATGGGAGCGGCTGGGCTCGTCGTCGCGTTTCTCAATCTGTTCCTCCCGGGATGA
- the glmU gene encoding bifunctional sugar-1-phosphate nucleotidylyltransferase/acetyltransferase, giving the protein MQTLVLAAGQGTRMRPLTESRPKPMLPVADRPLVAHTADAAVAAGASKLVLIVGYEADEVREYFGEEYAGVPVEFAVQEEQRGTADAVRAGAEYLDPGPFAVLNGDALYDHPSLEALYDDGPAVGSYRVDNPSEYGVLDIRDGNVRGVIEKPENPPSDRINTGAYIFPAEAQNWLDVETSERGELELTDVLARACEEADVTDVPFERWLDVGRPWELLAANEWKVGELERDVRGEVHGGADLRGDVVVEAGAEVDAGVVVEGPALIRSGASVGPNAYVRGATVVGEGAKVGHAVEVKNSVFMEGATVGHLSYVGDSVLGRDVNFGAGTKVANLRHDGEAVKLTVKGERVSTGRRKLGVICGDESKTGINASLNAGVILSEGAATKPGESVTRDR; this is encoded by the coding sequence ATGCAAACGCTCGTGCTCGCCGCCGGGCAGGGGACGCGGATGCGCCCCCTCACGGAGAGCCGTCCCAAGCCCATGCTGCCCGTCGCCGACCGACCGCTCGTCGCCCACACCGCGGACGCCGCCGTCGCCGCCGGGGCGTCTAAACTCGTCCTCATCGTCGGCTACGAGGCCGACGAGGTGAGAGAGTACTTCGGCGAGGAGTACGCCGGAGTCCCCGTCGAGTTCGCCGTCCAGGAGGAACAGCGCGGAACCGCCGACGCCGTTCGCGCCGGTGCCGAGTATCTCGACCCCGGGCCGTTCGCCGTGCTCAACGGCGACGCGCTGTACGACCACCCGTCGCTGGAAGCGCTGTACGACGACGGTCCCGCGGTCGGCTCCTACCGCGTCGACAACCCCAGCGAGTACGGCGTCCTCGACATCAGAGACGGCAACGTTCGCGGCGTCATCGAGAAACCCGAAAACCCGCCGTCGGACCGCATCAACACCGGCGCGTACATCTTCCCGGCGGAGGCGCAGAACTGGCTCGACGTCGAGACGAGCGAGCGCGGCGAACTCGAGCTAACCGACGTACTGGCCCGCGCTTGCGAGGAAGCAGACGTCACCGACGTGCCGTTCGAGCGCTGGCTCGACGTCGGCCGACCGTGGGAACTGCTCGCGGCCAACGAGTGGAAAGTCGGCGAACTGGAGCGCGACGTCCGCGGCGAGGTCCACGGCGGTGCGGACCTCCGCGGCGACGTCGTCGTCGAAGCGGGCGCGGAGGTCGACGCCGGCGTCGTCGTCGAGGGACCGGCGCTGATTCGCTCGGGCGCGTCGGTCGGCCCGAACGCCTACGTCCGCGGTGCGACCGTCGTCGGCGAGGGCGCGAAAGTCGGCCACGCCGTCGAAGTGAAAAACAGCGTGTTCATGGAGGGAGCGACGGTCGGCCACCTCTCGTACGTCGGCGACAGCGTCCTCGGCCGCGACGTGAACTTCGGCGCCGGCACGAAAGTCGCGAACCTCCGCCACGACGGCGAGGCCGTGAAACTCACCGTCAAGGGCGAGCGCGTCTCGACGGGTCGCCGGAAACTCGGCGTCATCTGCGGCGACGAGTCGAAGACGGGCATCAACGCCAGCCTCAACGCGGGCGTCATCCTCTCGGAGGGCGCGGCGACGAAACCCGGCGAGTCGGTCACGCGCGACCGGTAG